TCAAAGAAGCACACTCGATCACTGATCTCACGAGCAAAGTACATTTCATGGGTTACTAACAACATAGTAAAGCTTTCTTCTTTCACCAGATTACGAATAACATCCAACACTTCATCTACTAATTCAGGGTCTAAAGCTGAGGTGATTTCATCCAGTAATAAAATAGAGGGCTTCATCGCAAGTGCACGGGCAATGCCCACTCGTTGTTTTTGACCACCAGATAAATCATTTGGATAACTGTCGGCTTTATCAGCCAGGCCCACCAACTGCAGTAATTTTTCTGCAAATTTCTCGGCTTCTGCCCGCGAAACACCTTTTACTCGCATTGGTGCCTCTGTGATGTTGCGCTTCACTGTCATGTGAGGAAACAAATTAAAGTGCTGGAACACCATACCAAGGTGATTACGCATTTTATGCAAATGCTTATTATTGGCTGGCACATACTGACCTTGCCAAGGCATGTGCCAAAGCGACTCACCTGCTACGTTTATGTAACCGCCATCGATGCCTTCTAATGTCATCAAAATTCGCAGCAAGGTACTTTTACCCGAACCACTTGGTCCGATGATTGATACAATCTCATTTTCTTCCACTTTGAAGTTAAAATCACTAAAAATGACCGTTTCACCAAAGCATTTTTTAACATTTTTAAATTCAATAATTGGCGCACTCATTTCAAACTAAATCCTTCTTTTGGAAAGCGTCTTTCAACCTGATGAATACCGTAGGCTGCTAAAAGACTAAACACGAGATACAAAATCCCAACCAAGGTAAACGGCTCTAGATAACGGAAGTTTTCGGAACCAATAATCTTTGCCATCTGCAACATTTCCAACAATGTAATGGCAGAAAGCTGAGGGGTTTCTTTAAACATGGCAATGATGTAATTCCCTGTCGCCGGTATCATCGGACGAATAGCTTGAGGAAGCACAATATCTTTGTAAGTATCAAAAATGGTTAAATTTAATGCTCTAGCGGCTTCCCATTGGCCTTTTTCAATGCCATCAATACCACTACGAAAGACTTCCGATAAATACGCACCATAATGAAGGCCCAAAGCAAATACGCCTGTGGCAAGTGGTGACATACTGATCCCAAATTCTGGCATCACATAATAGAGAAAGAAAATCTGCACCAGCAAAGGCGTACTACGAATAAACTCAACAACCCAATAAGTCGAAATACGTACGGTTCGGCTATTGTTACGACGTAGTAAGGCAAACACCAACCCCATCACAATCGCAAAAATACTACCCAGCAATGTCGCCAATAAGGTCACTTTTGCCGCTGACAAAATCATGGGAAGCACTTCCCATGTAAACGCCCAGTCCCAATGAAATCCATTCATGAGTGTAGCCCTCCACGACCTAAACCTTTACTAAGGTGTGTTTCTAAACGTCTAATAAAGAAGACTAAGAATTGAGCCATAACAAAATAAAATAACAATACGACACCGAAGATCTCGCCAACCTGTAAAGTTGTATCAGCTAACATTTTAGCTTTAAAGGTCAAATCCCCAATCGTAATCAGAGAAACTAACGAGGTCGCTTTTACTAATTCAATAGCCAAATTACCAAAAGGCGGAATCATATTAACCAAAGCCTGCGGCATGATGATGCGCCACAGTCGTTGAGAAGCTGTGAAATTTAATGCAATGGAGGCTTCATACTGCCCTTTTGGCACAGATTGAATAGCACCACGAACAACTTCTGTACCGTACGCACCAATATTCAAACCTAAGGCAACGACAGCCGCTGTCATCGCATCAATGGTTATACCAAAAAATGGCAAAACAAAATAAATCCAATACAACTGAATTAGCGCCGATGTACCACGAAAAAATTCAATGTAAACAATGGCAATTTGTTTGAAGGGTGCTGGAGCGTAAAGACGAATCAATCCGAAGCTGAAGGCCATTAACACAGCGAGAGGCAACGCCATTGCCACAATTTCTATTGTGACAATGGCCCCCTGGAGTAATACGGAGACAATTTCTCCAAATTCCATGAGTCTAATTTCCCAGAGTTATTGACACAATGTTTCGGCAGTCATGCCTTCGGGAGAAGTATGCTTACCAAAACCATAAGGCTCTACCATGGCAATATGCTCTTTAGTATCAATAAAGCCTTTCAATTCGGCGTTAAAGGCATCACGCAATACGGTATCTGATGGGCGGAAACCAAATCCACCGTAGCCTTTAATCGATTTACCCTTGATCATTAAAGGCGTAAAAGGTTGCGCCAATTCCACGTTATCATCTTTTTGAGCCAACGAAGCCATAGTTAAGCTCGTACCCGCTAACGCATCAATACGATTTGATTTAAGCGCAGCAACACCAGATGGATAATCAGGTAAAATCACAATTTTACTAAGATCAATACCGAAGTCACGAGCATAGCCGTACTCTACAGAGCCAGACATCACACCTAATTTCACAGACTTACTGTCTATATTGTCGTAACCATTTAGTGCTTTAGGATTGCCGTTTTTAACCAAAAAGCCTTCACCAATACTGTAAGTTGGATTAGAGAACAAAATTTGCTCACAACGCTTTGGCGTAATGTACATACCCGCGGCAATAACATCAAAACGGC
This genomic stretch from Marinomonas primoryensis harbors:
- the ehuD gene encoding ectoine/hydroxyectoine ABC transporter permease subunit EhuD — encoded protein: MNGFHWDWAFTWEVLPMILSAAKVTLLATLLGSIFAIVMGLVFALLRRNNSRTVRISTYWVVEFIRSTPLLVQIFFLYYVMPEFGISMSPLATGVFALGLHYGAYLSEVFRSGIDGIEKGQWEAARALNLTIFDTYKDIVLPQAIRPMIPATGNYIIAMFKETPQLSAITLLEMLQMAKIIGSENFRYLEPFTLVGILYLVFSLLAAYGIHQVERRFPKEGFSLK
- the ehuA gene encoding ectoine/hydroxyectoine ABC transporter ATP-binding protein EhuA; this encodes MSAPIIEFKNVKKCFGETVIFSDFNFKVEENEIVSIIGPSGSGKSTLLRILMTLEGIDGGYINVAGESLWHMPWQGQYVPANNKHLHKMRNHLGMVFQHFNLFPHMTVKRNITEAPMRVKGVSRAEAEKFAEKLLQLVGLADKADSYPNDLSGGQKQRVGIARALAMKPSILLLDEITSALDPELVDEVLDVIRNLVKEESFTMLLVTHEMYFAREISDRVCFFDKGAIVEEGEPEAIFTQPKEERTKAFLNAYIGQ
- the ehuB gene encoding ectoine/hydroxyectoine ABC transporter substrate-binding protein EhuB yields the protein MALFSVSVAANTLDKIKDEGTVTIGVANEVPYGYTTPDGEPAGEAPSIAVQVLNDLGVDNVKVVVTEFGSLIPGLRAGRFDVIAAGMYITPKRCEQILFSNPTYSIGEGFLVKNGNPKALNGYDNIDSKSVKLGVMSGSVEYGYARDFGIDLSKIVILPDYPSGVAALKSNRIDALAGTSLTMASLAQKDDNVELAQPFTPLMIKGKSIKGYGGFGFRPSDTVLRDAFNAELKGFIDTKEHIAMVEPYGFGKHTSPEGMTAETLCQ
- the ehuC gene encoding ectoine/hydroxyectoine ABC transporter permease subunit EhuC: MEFGEIVSVLLQGAIVTIEIVAMALPLAVLMAFSFGLIRLYAPAPFKQIAIVYIEFFRGTSALIQLYWIYFVLPFFGITIDAMTAAVVALGLNIGAYGTEVVRGAIQSVPKGQYEASIALNFTASQRLWRIIMPQALVNMIPPFGNLAIELVKATSLVSLITIGDLTFKAKMLADTTLQVGEIFGVVLLFYFVMAQFLVFFIRRLETHLSKGLGRGGLHS